TCACTTTCTGAATATAAAATATCCTCTCCAAGCTCAATAGCCATCTCTATACCACTGTGATTTTCCTCATGTAGTTCTAGTAAAGCATTAACCTTGTCAAAAACACTCATATCACTATCATCAATAGCATCGACAATATCACCAAGAGGACCATCTACATCATAACCATCTTTTACCATATTATAAATATGTTCAAAAACCTCGATAGCATCTTCTCTATTAGGAAAATTCTTCCCTTCAGTTTCTAAAAATTCTTTAAGCAATAATTCAAATTTTTTATCACGTTTTACCATAAGTCATCCTCCATTAGCTCCATCTGGATATCAAACTCACTATCATCAGCAAACATTACACCATTCATATGTAAGTTCCTGATTGTTCCCTTACCTAAACCTTTTATTTTCAAAAACTCAGCCTTAGTAATTTCTAAGAAATCTTCTTTTGTTAGTAAAAAGTTCTCGTGCATAATTTTTAATTCAGTATCTCGGATAGCCATAAACGATCTATCTCGTTTCATATCAGCAACTGTTATTTCCTTACGATCCGCATATTTATCCAAATCATCGCCAATAACATATTCACTTTCCCTAACATGCATAAGAAAGTCAAAATAGTACTCTTTACTTAAGAAATAATCGAACTTCATAACAGTATTAAGAGCCTCTAAATACTTACAATCATCATCCGTACTAAACTTAATTAACTTAGGATTAGTTATTCTATCTAAAACATCAGAAATATATTTATTAACTTTAATCAATTTACTGAAAAATGCAACAGCTTCTTTCTCTTCTCCTTGCATCAAATGGTAAAAAACTTTCGATAACAAAATAACCTCATCATCATTTTTGCCATGTTTATTCGCTAGTTTATAGTAACGATTAACCTCTGTAAAATCATTCAATATAAGACTAGCAACAACAAAATTGTGATACATCGGCATTATAACCTCATTGTCCATATCTAAAGCGAAATAAAACGGCTGATATGCATTCTGAACTTTATTATATAACTTATTTCCTAAATAAAATTCCGCAAGGTGATGACAGACTCTCAAATGAAGATAGTTAATCGGAAGTAGTTTACCATCAACAAAACCGTCTTCGAAAGTGTATACTTCTTCTTTTAGTCGTATTAATTCTTGTTCAATTTCATATTCCGTACAATCTTTACTAACTATTTCCCAAACCCTAGCATCTACGTTGTACTTAGATAAATCTATAGAATTTTTTACATTAGATGCATATTTAGGATCTTCGAAATTCTCAATAAATTCCGCAAAAAGTTTCATCGATTCATTAAAATCAGACTCAATCTCTTTAGAAGAGAACTGTATTTCACCATAACCTTGATTGAGATTAAAATCTCTATATTTACGACTTCTTATTCCTGTGTATCCTTTTCTATCAACAGGAAATTTTATAATTTTTTTACTATTCATGCCTGTTCCCTCCCTTTGCTGTTTTGAGTAATTCTATAAAGTTTACAGCGATTTCAACAATCGTCTTTTGTAAGAAAATCTTTATAAAATTCACTACCTCTCCAACTTTATTCTACATCAAAACACAATATAATACAAACATAACAGTTAAGAAATAATTAAATTAATAAATATAAAATAATTTATTACAATTAACATAAAAAGAATCTCATCTCATATTTAACAAGATAAAATTCTTTATGACTTTACGTAATAACCTAAAAATAGATACAACCCTTAGGATACCACGCACACTCTTTACTCTATTTCGTTCAACAATACACCTTTTCTTGTTATGAATTAATTCGAAGAGATATTCCTCTAATTCTCTATCCATTTACATAATCTTAAAAATGCAATTTTAATCTCAACATAAATAAGAAAACCTTTTCTAAGATGATTTATGGTGATATAATAAAAGTAGGCTACTAGCTCCAAAAGGAGGTGGTTGCATGTACGATATAATCGTCCAAATTCTTGTTGGACTATTTGTGGGAATTGTTCTCCTATTTATAGAATATTTTTATTTCCTAAATGATAAAAACAACAAGAGGAGGTAGCCCTATTTAGGCACGACGTACATGTTATTCACTCATGTATGAATATTTATTCTCATACAAAGTGGTATGTTAATACATATAAAAAAGCAACTGAACGGCATTTCAGTTGCTTTTCGTGGTCTCATGTGAATATAATCGTCCAATTCACTTATTTATATTCTAACATACACCTTTTCTAGTTGTCAATTAATCCGAAAAGATATTCCTCTAATTCTCTATCCATTTACATAATCTTAAAAAGATAATTTTCCTTATAATTATAAATAGAGATCCTTTTCTGATATGACTTCTAGTGCTATAATAATAAAGATAGGCTACTAGCTCATAAAGTAGCCTTTTACAAAGTAAACAAAATTAAATTTAGACGCAGTGGCTTATTGATATCTAAATTCGCTTTGCAAAAGCTCTTTAGACATCTAATAACCTGTGCGGGGGCAACTCGACAAAATCGATTTCTTCGAAATCACGATTTTTGAGTTGCTCCCAAGAAAAAGTAGCCCTATTTAGGCACGATGTACATGTTATTCACTCATGTATAAATATTTATTCTCATACAAAGTGGTATGTTAATACATATAAAAAAGCAACTGAATCGCCTTTCAGTTGCTTTTCGTGGTTGCATGTGAATATAATCGTCCAATTCACTTTCCTATATTTTACCACATACCTTTTCTTATTGTCAATTAATTCAAAGGTCAGATATAGTGATATATTTCATAAAGGATAAATTCCTCTAAACTATGAATCGCTACACTCATAGGAAGGAATTACTTATATAAACATTACAACTTAAATTTTTTCAAAAAACGAGAGACTCATAAATCGTGATTTTGATTATCGAATCATCACCACAAAATTCATCATATATCTAGAAATCTCTTATGAAGAAAATTTAGTTATCAATAAACCACTTCACCTACGCATTTTCATAAACGTCTAGGATTTTTTGAATACACCTAAAAACATATTACAATTAGACTTCCCCATACTTAAAATCATTGTCCTTTTCAAATTCCTTGAATGTAGGAAGTTTTTTATCTTTTTCTGAAATAATAGCTTTTGATAAATCGATCTGCCAATCAATTCCTAGCACTTCATCATCGAATGCAATTCCTGCATCTGCTTCTACATTATAATAATTATCACACTTATACATGAAGTTAACATTTGGTGTTAATGTCGCAAAACCATGAGCAAATCCTCTAGGAACTAAAAGTTGCCTTTTGTTATGACCTGAGAGAATAAAACTCTCCCACTGTCCATATGTTGGACTACCTTTTCTCTACTTAAAACATTATCACTTTTCATTCACAAAAGTCATAAACTATAGTTATAATACTTGACATCTAAGAATTAAAGATATACAATTTGATTATAAGATTAGGTCAGGAAGCATACGGTGTCCTGACCATTTTTTTTGGAGAATAAATTATGAAAGATTATAAAACACTTAACCAACAATTAAAAATACTAAAAAAAAGGGGGGCTCGTTGTCCCCACAAATGGACAACCAAAGAAATTTTTAGAACAAGAAGACTATTATAATGTATTAAACGATTACAAAGGTCTGTTTCTAGAAAAAGGTGCAGATGATACTCCTCAAATTCCAAAAAAATATTTACCTAATACTCATTTTAATGAATTGCAATCATTATTTTTATTTGATAGAGAACTAAGAATACTGTTCTTAAAATATATTCTAATTTTTGAAAATTCATTTAAGACTGTACTATCACATGAGTTTTCAAAAAATATCCAAAACCAAATTCATATTTAGAAATACAAAATTACAACATTAATAGTCCAAAAAAAGTATTACAACAAATATCAATCCTAACAAAAACAATTCATGATAAGGTTGATAAGAACGGCACAGTAAAACATTATATAGAAGATTATGGTTATGTTCCTTTATTCTTTATTACATTTATTTTTAAAAAAATCTGTCGTGGATAAGTTGTTAATAATTTCTATTTATTCGACTGCCTACGGAAAAATAAATTGACTCTACAGCTTTATTATAAACTTTTATTCGACCACCCATTCGAACGCATTGTAGCTCTTTATTACTTTTTCTTTTAAAACTTTTAACAATCAGCTATTTATTTCAATCAATTATCTAACCCTGTAAACAACTATAATTATTAAATAGTCAACTTTATTTAAAACACTAGATTATGTTTACACAAAAATCTCGATACTGCAAAAAGCTATACTACTTAATATAGCATAGCTTCCTCCTAATTTTCAAAATCAATCGAATTTGATACAGAGCCTAAAAAATTAGTCTCAAGTTAAATTCAAGTTTTCTATTTGAATCGGAATTACTTTAGGAATTTACGGATAAATAAAATATACATCTTTATTTTGAATTTTTTTTAACATATTTCGATTGACTTTTACATTTCGAATATGAACTAGCTTATTATAATAAATTCTATACTATTATTTATCATTCACCATTGAGAAATTTATTTTCTTTAATTTTTTTCAATAAATTAGGAATTTCTGAAAAATTATCTATCCAAATAATATTTAACCCTAATTCTGCAAAAAAAGATTCTTGCAGTACTTCATATATTCTTTCAAATTTAACTATTTTATCATCTCTTACAAAATTTTTATCATCATTAAACTCAGTTCTTTTTAGTATAACATAATGTTTCAATCTTTCTTCTATATCTAAACTCTTTTGAGCTGCGATTTCCAATAATCTTCTTAAGTTTGGATCTGTCATTGATAGTCCTATAAATATACATGTATTATTAATCAAATAATTAAGTTGAATCATATTGGCCCAATTATAGGGTTCTAAAAATAATTTATGATACCCTTCCTCAGAAAATACTAATAAAGACTTCTCCAAATCCTTATAGTTTTGTTTATCCTTAGGTAAAAATCCATGTACATGATAAATTCCAACCTCTTCATTATCAGGAATCATTCCTTCTGCATAAATTGAACGATACTTAACCCTTAACTCTTCTAAATTCCTCTCAATTAAATCATCAAAATTATAGTTAATAACTGCTTGAACTCCAACTTTTCCACGTTTTGAAATGCACAATTGACAGATTTCATTTATTAAACTAGAGGTAGAATGAGAATTTTCATATAAAATATCACTGACTGTATCAGTAAACCTATTTCCAAATCCACTTCTTATCAATCTTGTCTGAAATAATTGTGAACTACTATTCTTCTCCATTAGTTTCTCTACTATTTTGTCTTTCTTATCAGAAGGAATATCAACATTATTTTCTCTGAGTTTCCTTTCAATTAATGTCACAAATAATTCAGAAATAAGGTTATTCCATTTAGGCATACCGGCATCATCTGATACTCCTGCCCCAAGAAATAACACAATATTATCCCTACTGTATTCTTGACTAAGTTGATTAACATATTCATCTCTCTTTTGCTTATTATTAGCACTATCCCTATACAATCCAGTTTTTACAGTATCATTAAGTAACAAATTATTTATATTAGTATATGTTTCAAAAAAGAAGTCTTCATTTTTTCCGCACATATCAACAACATCATCAATGTCCCAAATTATTATTCTAAAATTTAAATGTTCTGTTTGGCTATAGATTTTTTGTTTGATTTTATCGGGAATTTCATTAACCATCACCAATAATAACGTGCTTATATTATCTTCATTTACTACTATCCGTCCTATAATATTGTATAATTCTCTAATTATCAGACCTGTATTTCTATGTATTTTTAATTCCACATCTACTTTTCCACTGACAGTATCAAATCCCTCCGGCAGTACTGCATCAAAAGTTATTCTTTGATAACTGTCTCTTGAGAGTATCATTTCTTTATTCTGTCTTTTTAAGTAGTGTTGAAATACTGTAAGTATTAACTTCTCTATTGCCATATTCGAATATCTAATATTATATTCAGGTTTTAATAATTCTAATATACTTTTCTTTATATCCATACTTTAATCTCCATAATAAATTATTAATATTTTAACTTTAAATCGAAACCGCTTTCTATATTTCTTTTATAAATTTTCTTTTTTTACATGTAATCATATAACTATATTTTTACGTTTTTTAATCTATAATATATTTACTTTATTATACTACTTATCAATTTATTTCATAATCTCCAACATTTAACATATTTCACAAAATACCCTGATCTAATAGCAAATTCAATCACTATCCTTCCTGAAAATTAACTAGAATTATTATTAGAACACTAGAATAAACATAAGTTATCGACAAAAAATTAAATCATTTATCTATCCTTAGAAAAAAGTAATTAGAAATTATTTCATTGTCATTACTAGAAGTGGGAGTCCCCCTTCAAATATCATTTGCCAGAACAATCTTCAGTATTTAGCGATGAAGCAACCTATTCAATATCTGATAGGGTGTTTCATCACATCTATATCCTTATTTTGAGGTAATTCTTATTATAGGTTTTTAATAAACTATTCATTTTTATATTAATATTTGACATTAAATTTTTAGTATTTTTTCTTACAGCAACTTTTCTAATTCTTCATTTATTTCTTTTGCCAAATAGTACACCTTCTCATCCATAATCATATCTTGACCATGAACTAAATAATTCCTATATCTTCTAAGAACATTTATTTTTTCAAACAATTTTGCATCTATTTTCCCTTCGTATCGTAATATTTTTAAGTTTTGATACATATTTGCATATTTGCCATCTATTTTTACTGAAGAACTTACAAGGTTCGATATACTACTTTCTATACTATTATAAGTTTTCAAAAAATCTTCTAGACTTACTTTGTCACTATTATTTTGTTCAGAAAAACTATCCGTTTTCTCTTCTAGTTTTTCCTCTAACTGTCTCTTCCCAATATAACTTTCTTTTTGAATTTTTTCAGGATCAATAATTTTTTTTACAAACAAAATTATCTCCACTATTGAAAAGAAAGTAATAACGAGACTGTTGTCAAAAACAAAAATTGAAATAAAGTTATTTGCACTCAAACACATATTTATTATGCATAGGAAGATACTCACACAGGTTAAACTCCCAGTAAAAAGAATTTTTAATTTATAGTTAGCTTTCAAATCAGCTACTATATCAATTAATGATTCGTCTTCTTCAACATCATTTTTTAATTTTCCATCAAGAAAAATATATCCAGTAATAGATAAGCCAAATAAAGTAGCTACCACTTGAGATAAAGTAGAGGAAACATATAATACTCTGTTTTCATTAAGTATTATTAACGAATTAACACTAAAACAACTAATAAGACCTTCGATAATTACAAAAAATATAATGAATATACGAATATTTTTATTCTTTAATATTGAAAATAAATTACTTCTACTCAAAATATCACCACTCATATTATTCCCCCAAAACAAAACTATAATCGACATTAGTTATATTATCTTTTATTATCATAATAATTTTATTTTTTATCATATATTAATCGCCCCTTCATTGCAGTTACTTTATTTACCTATATTTAATAATTATAGCAAAATAGTTTTTAATCTACAATAAATTCATTAAATAATTATGATCTATTAAGGTTAAATTCAAATTATTAGGTTGTATACTAAATTCAGGGCATGGAAAAAATTCCAGTCCCGGATTTAGTATACAACCTTTAATTATGTCTAGATTATTTGTTTCTGAATATAAAAATAATATCAAACTTGAAGAAAGTAAGAAAAAATCTAAGCAACAAAATGCTACCTAGATTTCTAGAGTGATTTTTTCCTATGACCCGAACTTGACAAAGAGCCAGAAAAGATAACCTTTCTATAACTCTTTCTACATTAAAACCTCTATTCTTCACTTTTATTAGATTTATCTTCTTTAATTTGCTTACTATTTGCCCAAGCTTTTTGTTACGAAATAACACTTGAAAAAAATGGTATATTATCAGACACTTTTTTGGATTTAATTATTATCTTAATTAATAGATAGATAATAATTACTACTATAAACGTTAATAGTAAAGTAGCTATGGTTATATTAATTTTATCATACGATAAAATTTTATAAATACAACTTTTAATATATGTAGAAATATTTTCTCGTATTGCTACGGTAATATTAATTGCTATTACTATAAATAAAACTTCAGATTTTTTATTTTCCCAAAATAATTCCATTTCAGGATCAACATCAAATTTTACCGGTTCGTCTTCCTCCAGAGGCTTTGACATTTTATAAAAATAATACAAACTTTTCTTTGATGCCAACCAATCTATAAGCTTGTATCCAAGATACGAAATAATCACCGACCATAGTTTCAAATAACTAAAACTAAAGATAATTAAATAGAGAATCATTGTTTCTATCAATCCGATATTTCTTTTAAAAGCAAAACTTAGAAGACATTTTACTAATAATACTAGCACAGCTAATATCAAGACTATTTTCAATTCATTCCAAGAAGCATTTAACCAAATTTTGCATATTAAAAACATTACAGGACTAACTTTCATTAATCCCCATAAAAAAACAAGTATGCCTTTAATTAACGAATAACATTCTTCTCTATTATGAAATTTACTACTTTCTTTATTAACTTGGATTAAAACAATATTTAAAAGTAAAAAAATAAAACCTACCCAAATTTTTTCGATATATATACGCATATATAGTACTTCTGTAAATGATGTGAAACAAAAAAGTTAAAAATAAATACCTGATATGATAGAGACACAGAGAAGCTAGCTTCTCTGTATCTCTTACCTTTCCTCAACAGGGGTTATCCATCCTAAGGTCCGCATAGGAAGTCGATTAGAATGATATAGGTATTTCTTAATTTGATTAATAAGATCTGATATAGCCAAACTCTACTACCTACTTCAGCATTGCCTTCATCTCTTTGATGTTAACTGTTTTCAGTAAGAATAACATACCTAAGTAACTAATTCCACCGACTGCAAGGTAAATTACAAGACCTACAATTCCATCAAATCCTAGTGTCATTTTACAGAACATTACAGCTCCGAACATTACAAGGGATGACAATATGATTTTTGCTAAATCTTTGTTGAACAATAAGTTCTTGTTAATAATATTACGGCTATAATACCATTGGATGGCGAATACTAAAATTTCAACAAGTACAGATGTTATACTCGCTCCGATATATCCGAAAAATGGAATAACAGCAATATTAACAGCCACACTGACAAAGGCAGGAATCGTTGTCGATAGCATAAATTCCTTGTTTTTATTTCTTACTACTAGTACTTGATATCCAAGGATATTCGTCCAACCTATAAACATAAGATTAAATACAATAATATACAATACATACTTAACATCCTGAAAGTTTTTTCCTAAGAATAATTTAACAAATACTTCATTCACCGCAATAAGTCCAAAAATCATCGGGAAAATTATAAGGTTGTACAGAATGAATGAGAATTTCACCATATTTTGCGCTTCTTCTTCTCTTCTTTCAGAAAGAAGATTCGCAACCCTCGGCAACATTACAACTCCTAATGAAGTAACCACTGTAATAAGAATACTTGTTAACTTTTGTCCTTGTTCATAAATCCCAACATCTGAATATGATCCTAGTAGTCCAAGTAAAGTTCGATCTAATACAACATAAAGTGACATTGCGACCTGTGGTAAAAACAGAAGTACAATAGGATGTAGGTTTTTCTTCATTATTTTCGTATTAAATGAAGGGCGTTTTATGAATTTTTTCGCCGGAACCCACATTACAAGTTGCCCAAAAAAATTGATAGTGACGATTAAAAAAATATAAAGATATAGACCATCACTACTTTTAATAAAGGTAAAAATACATATTACTCCAACTAACCTTACTACTGTATTTCGTAAAGTTATTTTCTTAAAGTTTTCTTTTCCTGAAAATAACCACGAGATATCAAACATTCTTTCAAACAATACAACACCTACCATTAATGGTATTACTCCTCCCATCTGTGGGATACTGAATATCGCAATTAAATATACAGAAATTGCTAATGCACTTGAGATAAGCTGAATCACATAAATATTTCAAAACGTACTACTCACGTCATTTGCAGCGGCTATTTGCTTAGTACCATATATTCCAATCCCTAACATTGAAAATAAAGCAAAATAACTTACTATAGAATTATAAAATACATAATTTCCTAAAGCTTCACTCGTAAAAATTCTCGTAACATACGGAACTGTTATTATCGGTAATATTATCGTTAATATTTGATACGAAAGATTATATAAATAATTTTTTATTACTTTCATTATATTTCCTCATCACATATGAGAAACTCCTAAAAATAGGAGATTTCTAAATTTTTATTACTAGTATAAGTATACGTAATTTATAGCTATATTCAACTATTTTTGTATTAATATTAGTTATCGATATTTTTTGAAATTCTAATCTTTCATGCTATAATTATTAATGATTAGTAACAAATTTTACAATATTTTAAAGGAGAAGAAAATGATATACGCAGGAATATTAGCTGGTGGTACAGGAACTAGAATGGGAATAAGCAATATGCCAAAACAATTCTTGGAATTAGGTAAAAAACCAATACTTATTCACACAATTGAGAAGTTCTTATTAGAACCTGAAATCGAAAAAATCGTAGTCGGTGTTCATGAAGATTGGGTATCTCATGCTGAAGACTTAGTTGAACAATATGTTTCAGCGTTTGCTGATAAAATCATTATTACACCTGGTGGTGTTGATAGAAATACAACGATTGAAAATATCATAAATAGAATTAATGAATACAAACCGTTAACTGATGAAGATATTATCGTAACTCATGATTCAGTTC
This is a stretch of genomic DNA from Gemella haemolysans. It encodes these proteins:
- a CDS encoding SIR2 family protein, with amino-acid sequence MDIKKSILELLKPEYNIRYSNMAIEKLILTVFQHYLKRQNKEMILSRDSYQRITFDAVLPEGFDTVSGKVDVELKIHRNTGLIIRELYNIIGRIVVNEDNISTLLLVMVNEIPDKIKQKIYSQTEHLNFRIIIWDIDDVVDMCGKNEDFFFETYTNINNLLLNDTVKTGLYRDSANNKQKRDEYVNQLSQEYSRDNIVLFLGAGVSDDAGMPKWNNLISELFVTLIERKLRENNVDIPSDKKDKIVEKLMEKNSSSQLFQTRLIRSGFGNRFTDTVSDILYENSHSTSSLINEICQLCISKRGKVGVQAVINYNFDDLIERNLEELRVKYRSIYAEGMIPDNEEVGIYHVHGFLPKDKQNYKDLEKSLLVFSEEGYHKLFLEPYNWANMIQLNYLINNTCIFIGLSMTDPNLRRLLEIAAQKSLDIEERLKHYVILKRTEFNDDKNFVRDDKIVKFERIYEVLQESFFAELGLNIIWIDNFSEIPNLLKKIKENKFLNGE